A part of Streptomyces sp. NBC_01451 genomic DNA contains:
- a CDS encoding GH92 family glycosyl hydrolase, which produces MRQGVRCRARYGWRFGSIPAIAAVFALVIGGQGAATAMPVTAPAADREFASSFEAGEPAPDWLNTVDTGPDGTKRASGVDGGYSSGIPGNVTDHVTDVRASGENTGGGEVKENLVDGVPGTKWLTFASTGWAEFDLDEPVRVLTYALTSANDHAERDPADWTLQGSADGTTGWRTLDSRTGETFAERFRTRSYDLSSPAEYRHFRLDIGRNNGGAITQLADVQFSTGSADTPVPRDMLSLVDRGPSGSPTAKARAGFTGKRALRYAGTHRAAGRAYSANKVFDVNVAVDRDTELSYRIFPSMADGDLDYDATNVSVDLVFTDGTLLSELRAVDQHGFALTPQGQGAAKGLYVNQWNHVASRIGAVAQGRTVDRVLVAYDSPAGPARFRGWIDDVTLRSVAPEPPREHLSDYAVTTRGTNSSGGFSRGNDFPATAVPHGFNFWTPVTNAGSLSWLYDYARANNADNLPTIQAFSASHEPSPWMGDRQTFQVMPSAAAGTPDTGRTARALAFRHENETARPYYYGVRFENGVRAEMTPTDHAAVLRFTYPGADASVLFDNVTDQAGLTLDQDNGTFTGYSDVKSGLSTGATRLFVYGEFDDDAVVTEGSSSGVKGYLRFRAPTGVVTLRLATSLISVEQARANLRQEIPEGTSFEAVRAAAQRQWDGLLGKVEVEGATPDQLTTLYSSLYRLYLYPNSGFEKVGSKYQYASPFSPMPGPDTPTHTGARIVDGKVYVNNGFWDTYRTTWPAYSLLTPRQAGEMVDGFVQQYKDGGWTSRWSSPGYADLMTGTSSDVAFADAYVKGVGFDARSAYDAAVKNATVVPPTSGVGRKGMATSPFLGYTSTETREGLSWALEGYLNDYGIARMGQELYRETGQQRYREESEYFLNRAQDYVQLFDVRAGFFQGRNARGDWRVESSAYDPRVWGHDYTETNGWGYAFTAPQDSRGLANLYGGRAGLADKLDEYFETPETASPEFVGSYKGVIHEMTEARDVRMGMYGHSNQVAHHVNYMYDAAGRPWKTQKNVREVLSRLYTGSEIGQGYHGDEDNGEQSAWYLFSALGFYPLVMGSGEYAIGSPLFTRATVHLENGRDLVVKAPDNSARNVYVQGLRVNGLPWTSTSLPHSLVSRGGTLEFDMGPEPSVWGAAKGAAPVSITQDDEVPTPRADVVTGGGALFDNTSATDATVTSVNLPVAGDTEAVQYTLTSSDRTGAPTGWKLQGSPDGTNWRTLDRRSGESFRWDRQTRAFSVASVGSYARYRLVLDDESTLAEVELLG; this is translated from the coding sequence ATGCGGCAGGGAGTTCGATGCAGGGCTCGGTACGGATGGCGGTTCGGATCAATTCCGGCCATCGCGGCAGTGTTCGCACTGGTGATCGGCGGACAAGGTGCGGCGACCGCCATGCCGGTCACCGCACCGGCCGCGGACCGGGAGTTCGCCTCCTCGTTCGAGGCGGGTGAGCCGGCGCCGGACTGGCTGAACACCGTCGACACCGGGCCGGACGGCACGAAGCGGGCCTCGGGTGTCGACGGCGGCTACAGCAGCGGCATTCCGGGCAATGTGACCGACCATGTGACGGACGTACGGGCGAGCGGCGAGAACACCGGCGGGGGCGAGGTGAAGGAGAACCTCGTCGACGGTGTGCCGGGGACCAAATGGCTGACGTTCGCTTCGACCGGCTGGGCCGAGTTCGACCTGGACGAGCCGGTCCGGGTGCTCACCTACGCTCTGACCTCGGCCAACGACCACGCCGAGCGCGACCCTGCCGACTGGACGCTCCAGGGCTCGGCGGACGGGACGACGGGCTGGAGGACCCTCGACAGCCGCACGGGCGAGACGTTCGCCGAACGGTTCCGGACCAGGTCGTACGACCTGTCCTCGCCTGCCGAGTACCGGCACTTCCGGCTCGACATCGGGCGGAACAACGGGGGCGCCATCACGCAGCTCGCCGATGTCCAGTTCTCGACGGGCAGCGCCGACACGCCCGTGCCCCGGGACATGCTGTCGCTGGTCGACCGCGGCCCGAGCGGCTCACCGACCGCGAAGGCGCGCGCCGGTTTCACGGGCAAACGGGCGCTGCGGTACGCCGGGACACACCGGGCGGCCGGACGGGCGTACTCGGCCAACAAGGTGTTCGACGTGAATGTGGCCGTCGACCGGGACACCGAGCTGTCGTACCGGATCTTCCCCTCGATGGCGGACGGCGATCTCGACTACGACGCCACGAACGTGTCGGTGGACCTGGTCTTCACGGACGGCACCCTTCTGAGTGAACTTCGGGCGGTCGACCAGCACGGGTTCGCGCTGACGCCGCAGGGGCAGGGCGCGGCCAAGGGGCTGTACGTCAACCAGTGGAACCATGTCGCCTCGCGGATCGGGGCGGTGGCGCAGGGCAGGACCGTCGACCGCGTGCTGGTGGCGTACGACTCGCCGGCCGGTCCCGCGAGGTTCCGGGGCTGGATCGACGACGTGACGCTCCGGTCCGTCGCCCCCGAGCCGCCTCGGGAACACCTGTCCGACTACGCGGTGACGACGCGGGGCACCAACTCCAGCGGCGGCTTCTCCCGGGGCAACGACTTCCCGGCGACGGCCGTGCCGCACGGCTTCAACTTCTGGACGCCGGTGACCAACGCGGGGTCGCTGAGCTGGCTGTACGACTACGCGCGGGCCAACAACGCCGACAACCTGCCGACGATCCAGGCGTTCAGCGCGAGCCATGAGCCGAGCCCCTGGATGGGCGACCGGCAGACCTTCCAGGTGATGCCGTCGGCCGCCGCCGGCACCCCGGACACCGGCCGCACGGCACGGGCGCTGGCCTTCCGGCACGAGAACGAGACCGCGCGGCCCTACTACTACGGGGTGCGGTTCGAGAACGGCGTCAGGGCCGAGATGACCCCGACCGACCACGCGGCGGTCCTGCGCTTCACCTACCCCGGCGCCGACGCGAGCGTCCTGTTCGACAACGTCACCGACCAGGCCGGTCTGACCCTCGACCAGGACAACGGCACCTTCACCGGCTACTCGGACGTGAAGTCGGGACTGTCGACGGGGGCGACCCGGCTGTTCGTGTACGGGGAGTTCGACGACGACGCGGTGGTCACGGAGGGGTCGTCGAGCGGGGTCAAGGGCTATCTCCGGTTCAGGGCGCCGACCGGGGTGGTGACACTGCGGCTGGCCACCTCGCTCATCAGTGTCGAGCAGGCCAGGGCCAATCTGCGTCAGGAGATTCCGGAGGGTACGTCCTTCGAGGCGGTGCGGGCCGCCGCGCAGCGGCAGTGGGACGGGCTGCTCGGGAAGGTCGAGGTGGAGGGGGCGACGCCGGACCAGCTGACGACGCTGTACTCCAGCCTGTACCGGCTGTATCTGTACCCCAACTCCGGCTTCGAGAAGGTCGGTTCGAAGTACCAGTACGCGTCGCCGTTCTCCCCGATGCCGGGTCCCGACACCCCGACGCATACCGGGGCGAGGATCGTGGACGGCAAGGTGTACGTCAACAACGGCTTCTGGGACACGTATCGGACGACGTGGCCGGCCTACTCGCTCCTGACGCCCCGTCAGGCGGGCGAGATGGTCGACGGGTTCGTGCAGCAGTACAAGGACGGCGGCTGGACCTCGCGCTGGTCCTCCCCCGGGTACGCCGACCTGATGACGGGCACCTCGTCGGACGTGGCGTTCGCCGACGCCTATGTGAAGGGCGTCGGTTTCGACGCGAGGTCGGCGTACGACGCGGCCGTGAAGAACGCGACCGTCGTGCCCCCGACGTCGGGGGTGGGCCGCAAGGGCATGGCGACCTCGCCCTTCCTCGGCTACACGAGCACCGAGACCCGTGAGGGCCTGTCCTGGGCGCTGGAGGGCTACCTCAACGACTACGGCATCGCCCGGATGGGCCAGGAGCTGTACCGGGAGACGGGGCAGCAACGGTACAGGGAGGAGTCCGAGTACTTCCTCAACCGGGCCCAGGACTATGTCCAGTTGTTCGACGTCAGGGCCGGCTTCTTCCAGGGCCGGAACGCGCGGGGCGACTGGCGGGTGGAGTCGTCGGCGTACGATCCGCGGGTCTGGGGCCACGACTACACGGAGACGAACGGCTGGGGTTACGCCTTCACCGCCCCGCAGGACAGCCGGGGCCTGGCCAACCTGTACGGCGGCCGGGCGGGTCTCGCGGACAAGCTCGACGAGTACTTCGAGACCCCGGAGACGGCCTCACCGGAGTTCGTGGGCTCGTACAAGGGGGTCATCCACGAGATGACGGAGGCCCGGGACGTCCGGATGGGCATGTACGGCCACTCCAACCAGGTGGCCCACCACGTGAACTACATGTACGACGCGGCGGGCCGGCCCTGGAAGACGCAGAAGAACGTCCGCGAGGTCCTGTCCCGTCTCTACACGGGCAGCGAGATCGGCCAGGGCTACCACGGCGACGAGGACAACGGCGAGCAGTCGGCCTGGTACCTGTTCTCGGCGCTCGGCTTCTATCCGCTGGTCATGGGCAGCGGCGAATACGCCATCGGCTCCCCGCTGTTCACCAGGGCGACCGTCCATCTGGAGAACGGGCGGGACCTGGTGGTCAAGGCCCCGGACAACAGCGCGCGGAACGTGTACGTCCAGGGCCTGAGGGTCAACGGCCTTCCCTGGACGTCCACTTCACTCCCCCACTCGCTCGTCTCCCGGGGCGGAACCCTGGAGTTCGACATGGGCCCCGAGCCCTCGGTCTGGGGCGCGGCCAAGGGCGCGGCCCCGGTGTCGATCACCCAGGACGACGAGGTGCCGACGCCACGGGCGGACGTGGTGACCGGCGGGGGAGCCCTGTTCGACAACACGTCGGCGACCGACGCGACGGTGACGTCCGTGAACCTGCCGGTCGCCGGTGACACGGAGGCCGTTCAGTACACGCTGACGTCCTCGGACCGCACCGGGGCCCCGACGGGCTGGAAGCTCCAGGGCTCCCCCGACGGCACGAACTGGCGGACGCTGGACCGGCGTTCCGGCGAATCGTTCAGGTGGGACCGGCAGACCCGGGCGTTCTCCGTGGCGTCCGTGGGCTCGTACGCGCGGTACCGGCTGGTCCTCGACGACGAGTCGACGCTGGCGGAGGTGGAGCTGCTGGGCTGA
- a CDS encoding GH92 family glycosyl hydrolase: protein MRVRRTSLLPAAALALATLSPAPVATAAPGDPLVQDPTPYVDPLIGTRGGGDVFPGAVVPLGMLSWSPENTRGDATRTAAPGGYHYDATRIRGFSLTHMSGTGCAGGSGDIPFFPYAGQVTSSPASDTKDAVYAADFSHADETAEPGHYRVGMASGVTADLTATARTGSARFTYPAGRPASMLIRTANSEVGSTDSTLTIDPAARTVSGSVTSGNFCGHLDPEGRRAYYTLHFTARFDRAFKTTGTWQDDRLSPGSTSAAGGTGGFTADSGRPVAGKGAGGYVEFEPGTGPVGVKVGVSYVSRAGAETNLAAENPPARSFTSVRHAARLAWRDRLAAIKVGGGTEAERTTFYTALYHSLLHPNVISDADRRYRGADGRVHLVRASHDHQYGTFSGWDVYRSQVQLLTLLDPGAGSDIAQSLYELARQNGGLWDRWLHGASGTHVMNGDPSPASLAGIRAFGGSRFDLRGALDSLLRAATAPTRQDLSPVGRPVLSVGQRPSLDKYLARHYMPSVSNAWGGAAETLEMSGADFALAELARAAGRTRTADSLMKRAQWWQNTFNIAAHRSGGYITDRKADGSWVPGFTPATGNGFVEGTAAQYTWMVPHNPAGLFAAMGGTATAVDRLDAFFHHADGTWALTGSGGEKSELDNEPSVNVPYLYAYAGAPHRTQETVRAAMTRLWSTRPDGIPGNDDLGAMSSWYVFAALGMYPQVPSRAELVLASPLFPRIEINRPYNDISIRAQGAAADAPYVRSLAVNGRTSDRPWLPASFVRRGGTLDYTLAATPDPTWGTAPSDAPPSFRAGEQPYQIGVGPTTATLAPGGSAEVDIRALSLTGAATPGPEVRFEVETPVGVTATPASGTVVDGTRRITLTAQPAAEQGFHEARIKVTSTETAYEQPIALTVAAPGSLLAAYNNTGISDDTGDHTEADYDGGGRSYSRQALTAAGLPPGTRGRLASGPTFTWPSSPPGRPDNASATSQSIRLQAPAAQLSFIGSAVFGDRRTRATVTYTDGTTDTVDLALTDWTLGGGTGTVRYGNEVVARTAYRNVSGAGRDPVPTYVFATSPFQAPAGRRIASVRLPADTDLHIFTLGTA, encoded by the coding sequence ATGCGTGTCCGCCGTACGTCCCTGTTGCCGGCCGCCGCCCTGGCACTCGCCACGCTCTCCCCGGCGCCCGTGGCGACGGCGGCACCCGGGGATCCCCTGGTCCAGGACCCCACTCCGTACGTCGATCCGCTCATCGGCACCAGAGGCGGCGGCGATGTCTTCCCCGGCGCCGTCGTCCCGCTCGGCATGCTCTCCTGGAGCCCGGAGAACACCCGGGGTGACGCCACCCGCACCGCGGCCCCCGGCGGCTACCACTACGACGCCACCCGCATCCGGGGCTTCAGCCTCACCCACATGTCCGGCACGGGCTGCGCGGGCGGCAGCGGCGACATCCCGTTCTTCCCGTACGCCGGTCAGGTCACGTCCTCCCCGGCGAGCGACACCAAGGACGCGGTGTACGCGGCCGACTTCAGCCACGCCGACGAGACGGCGGAGCCCGGCCACTACCGGGTGGGCATGGCGTCCGGGGTCACCGCCGACCTCACGGCGACCGCCCGCACGGGCTCCGCCCGCTTCACCTACCCGGCCGGCAGACCGGCGTCGATGCTGATCCGCACCGCCAACTCCGAGGTGGGCTCGACGGATTCGACGCTCACGATCGACCCCGCCGCCCGCACGGTCTCCGGCTCGGTCACCTCCGGCAACTTCTGCGGCCACCTCGACCCGGAAGGCCGACGCGCCTACTACACCCTGCACTTCACGGCCCGCTTCGACCGCGCCTTCAAGACGACGGGCACCTGGCAGGACGACCGGCTGAGTCCGGGCAGCACCTCGGCAGCCGGCGGAACAGGCGGCTTCACCGCCGACAGCGGCCGTCCCGTGGCGGGCAAAGGGGCAGGCGGATACGTGGAGTTCGAGCCCGGCACGGGCCCGGTGGGGGTCAAGGTCGGCGTCTCGTACGTCAGCCGGGCGGGCGCCGAGACCAACCTCGCCGCCGAGAACCCGCCGGCCCGCTCCTTCACGTCGGTCCGGCACGCGGCCCGACTCGCCTGGCGGGACAGGCTCGCCGCCATCAAGGTCGGCGGTGGCACGGAAGCCGAACGCACCACCTTCTACACCGCCCTCTACCACTCCCTCCTCCACCCGAACGTCATCAGCGACGCCGACCGCCGATACCGGGGCGCCGACGGCAGGGTCCATCTGGTCCGGGCGAGCCACGACCACCAGTACGGCACCTTCTCCGGCTGGGACGTCTACCGCTCCCAGGTCCAGCTGCTCACCCTCCTCGACCCCGGCGCTGGCTCGGACATCGCCCAGTCCCTCTACGAACTCGCCCGCCAGAACGGCGGGTTGTGGGACCGCTGGCTGCACGGCGCGAGCGGCACCCACGTCATGAACGGCGACCCCTCACCCGCCTCCCTCGCCGGCATCCGCGCCTTCGGCGGCAGCCGCTTCGACCTGCGCGGCGCGCTGGACTCCCTGCTCCGTGCGGCGACGGCACCGACGCGTCAGGACCTGTCCCCGGTGGGCAGGCCGGTCCTCTCGGTCGGCCAACGCCCCTCCCTGGACAAGTACTTGGCACGCCACTACATGCCGTCGGTGTCCAACGCGTGGGGTGGCGCCGCGGAGACGCTGGAGATGTCGGGAGCGGACTTCGCCCTCGCCGAACTGGCCCGCGCGGCGGGGCGGACCAGGACGGCGGACAGCCTCATGAAGCGTGCCCAGTGGTGGCAGAACACCTTCAACATCGCGGCCCATCGCAGCGGCGGCTACATCACCGACCGCAAGGCGGACGGCAGTTGGGTTCCCGGCTTCACCCCGGCCACCGGCAACGGCTTCGTCGAGGGTACGGCGGCCCAGTACACCTGGATGGTCCCGCACAACCCGGCGGGCCTGTTCGCGGCGATGGGCGGCACCGCCACGGCCGTCGACCGCCTGGACGCCTTCTTCCACCACGCCGATGGCACCTGGGCGCTCACCGGCAGCGGCGGCGAGAAGTCCGAGCTGGACAACGAGCCCTCGGTCAACGTCCCCTACCTGTACGCCTACGCGGGCGCACCGCACAGAACCCAGGAGACGGTTCGCGCGGCGATGACCAGGCTCTGGTCGACGCGCCCGGACGGCATCCCCGGCAACGACGACCTGGGCGCGATGTCCTCCTGGTACGTCTTCGCCGCGCTCGGCATGTACCCGCAGGTGCCGTCCCGGGCCGAACTGGTCCTGGCCTCGCCCCTGTTCCCGAGGATCGAGATCAACCGCCCGTACAACGACATCTCGATCCGCGCACAGGGAGCGGCGGCGGACGCCCCGTACGTCCGGTCCCTCGCCGTCAACGGCCGCACGAGCGACCGCCCCTGGCTCCCGGCGTCCTTCGTCCGGCGCGGCGGCACCCTGGACTACACCCTCGCCGCCACCCCGGACCCCACCTGGGGCACCGCTCCGTCCGACGCCCCGCCGTCCTTCCGCGCGGGCGAGCAGCCGTACCAGATCGGCGTCGGCCCCACCACGGCGACGCTCGCACCGGGCGGCAGCGCGGAGGTGGACATCCGGGCACTGTCCCTGACGGGTGCCGCCACCCCGGGCCCGGAGGTGCGCTTCGAGGTGGAGACCCCGGTCGGCGTAACGGCAACTCCCGCCTCCGGAACGGTGGTCGACGGCACCCGGCGGATCACACTCACCGCACAGCCCGCCGCCGAGCAGGGCTTCCACGAGGCGAGGATCAAGGTCACGTCGACGGAAACGGCGTACGAGCAGCCGATCGCCCTCACCGTGGCAGCCCCCGGCTCCCTCCTCGCCGCGTACAACAACACGGGCATCTCCGACGACACCGGCGACCACACCGAGGCCGACTACGACGGCGGCGGCCGGAGCTACTCGCGCCAGGCCCTGACAGCGGCCGGCCTGCCCCCGGGCACGCGGGGCCGGCTGGCGTCGGGCCCGACCTTCACCTGGCCGAGCTCACCGCCGGGCCGGCCGGACAACGCGTCCGCGACCAGCCAGTCCATCCGACTCCAGGCGCCGGCAGCCCAGTTGTCGTTCATCGGCAGCGCGGTCTTCGGCGACCGGCGGACCCGGGCGACCGTCACCTACACCGACGGCACCACCGACACGGTCGACCTGGCCCTCACCGACTGGACCCTCGGCGGCGGCACGGGAACCGTCCGGTACGGCAACGAGGTCGTCGCCAGGACCGCGTACCGGAACGTCTCGGGAGCGGGCCGGGACCCGGTCCCGACATACGTCTTCGCCACCAGCCCCTTCCAGGCACCGGCGGGCCGGCGCATCGCGAGCGTCCGCCTCCCGGCCGACACCGACCTGCACATCTTCACTCTCGGGACCGCCTGA
- a CDS encoding lytic polysaccharide monooxygenase auxiliary activity family 9 protein has protein sequence MALTSMSPSSPRTSRRLPLPTRGRALFLVLLALLTAIPALGLVVTAGGDAEAHGTPMKPGSRTFLCWQDALTDTGEIKAINPACKTAQQVSGTTPFYNWFSVLRSDGAGRTRGFVPDGQLCSGGNTNFTGFNTPSADWPLTHLTSGANVDFSYNAWAAHPGWFYVYITKDGFDPTKTLTWDAIESQPFLSVDHPPLNGTPGNVEANYSWNGTLPANKSGRHLIYMVWQRSDSAETFYSCSDVVFDGGNGEVTGIKDPGNPPTEPPPGACTASRRTTGSWNGGYQSEVTVTNSGTVPMLGWMVDWTLPAGQTVDSLWNGNATYNGQAVMVHNANWNGSLDPGRTTTFGYVVRGTGGDTATTLPCRVG, from the coding sequence ATGGCCCTGACATCAATGTCCCCATCCTCCCCCCGGACCTCACGCCGATTACCGCTGCCCACCCGGGGCAGAGCCCTCTTCCTCGTCCTCCTGGCCCTGCTCACCGCGATCCCGGCACTCGGCCTGGTCGTCACGGCGGGCGGCGACGCGGAGGCCCACGGCACCCCGATGAAACCCGGCAGCCGTACCTTCCTGTGCTGGCAGGACGCCCTCACGGACACCGGCGAGATCAAGGCGATCAACCCGGCCTGCAAGACGGCACAACAGGTCAGCGGAACCACCCCGTTCTACAACTGGTTCTCGGTGCTGCGCTCGGACGGCGCCGGCCGCACCCGGGGCTTCGTCCCCGACGGCCAGCTGTGCAGCGGCGGCAACACCAACTTCACCGGGTTCAACACCCCCAGCGCCGACTGGCCGTTGACCCACCTCACCTCGGGCGCCAACGTCGACTTCTCGTACAACGCGTGGGCGGCACACCCGGGTTGGTTCTACGTCTACATCACCAAGGACGGCTTCGACCCGACCAAGACGCTCACCTGGGACGCGATCGAGTCCCAGCCGTTCCTGAGCGTCGACCACCCGCCGCTCAACGGCACCCCGGGCAACGTCGAGGCCAACTACTCCTGGAACGGCACGCTTCCGGCGAACAAGTCCGGGCGTCACCTCATCTACATGGTGTGGCAGCGTTCCGACAGCGCGGAGACCTTCTACTCCTGCTCCGACGTCGTCTTCGACGGCGGAAACGGTGAGGTGACGGGCATCAAGGACCCCGGCAACCCGCCCACCGAGCCCCCGCCCGGCGCGTGCACCGCCAGCCGCCGTACGACGGGCAGCTGGAACGGCGGCTACCAGTCCGAGGTGACCGTCACCAACTCCGGGACCGTGCCGATGCTCGGCTGGATGGTCGACTGGACACTCCCGGCGGGCCAGACGGTGGACAGCCTCTGGAACGGCAACGCGACCTACAACGGCCAGGCGGTGATGGTCCACAACGCCAACTGGAACGGCTCGCTCGATCCCGGCAGGACCACGACGTTCGGGTACGTCGTCCGCGGTACCGGGGGTGATACGGCAACTACCCTGCCCTGCCGGGTCGGTTAG
- a CDS encoding sensor histidine kinase has protein sequence MTVRLRGRSLRTRLLFFIGVTLAVVCAAMAVTTIFAQHKYLLGSLDDRVANAVARSQGGAALHPELESNLGFLNESGQPAGTLAARLAADGTLLTAQVVTQDAAPQDLTPAQRAALVGIKADGSMHTRTVPGLGTYRITAIGGTADNGVRVLTGLPMDDVQTMIRGLVVVEAAVAVVGLTVAGCVCAVVIRRQLRPLGRVAATAVEVSRAPLGRGVVVGLTRVPERDTDPQSEAGQVGAALNRMIDHVESSLAERQAGEERMRRFLSDASHELRTPLASIAGYAELMNRGTQRIEPTLAWRRVSAESARMTGLVEDLLLLARLDEGRPLQSDEVDLAAVVAESVWDARAAGEDHHWQLALLLDSPALVVGDEARLHQVVANLLANARVHTPAGTTVVASAEVVDERCVIRVRDDGPGIPPHLLPSVFERFTRADVSRARSGPQDGGSGLGLAIVSAIVAAHGGTIDVESTPGHTEFTIELPTARVAPVATSRPELRTPLRR, from the coding sequence ATGACCGTACGTCTGCGCGGGCGCTCCCTGCGGACCCGCCTGCTGTTCTTCATCGGGGTCACCCTGGCCGTCGTGTGCGCCGCCATGGCGGTCACCACCATCTTCGCCCAGCACAAGTACCTCCTGGGCAGCCTCGACGACCGCGTGGCCAACGCCGTCGCGCGCAGCCAGGGCGGCGCCGCGCTCCACCCCGAACTGGAGTCCAACCTCGGCTTCCTCAACGAGAGCGGCCAGCCCGCCGGCACCCTGGCCGCCCGGCTCGCCGCCGACGGCACCCTGCTCACCGCCCAGGTCGTCACCCAGGACGCGGCGCCCCAGGACCTGACCCCCGCCCAGCGGGCGGCACTCGTCGGCATCAAGGCCGACGGCTCGATGCACACCCGTACCGTGCCGGGCCTCGGCACCTACCGGATCACGGCGATCGGCGGCACCGCCGACAACGGGGTCCGCGTGCTGACCGGGCTGCCGATGGACGACGTCCAGACCATGATCCGCGGCCTGGTCGTCGTCGAGGCCGCGGTCGCCGTGGTCGGACTGACGGTCGCGGGCTGTGTCTGCGCTGTCGTCATACGGCGCCAACTGCGGCCCCTGGGCCGGGTCGCCGCCACCGCGGTCGAGGTCTCGCGCGCACCGCTGGGCCGGGGCGTGGTCGTCGGCCTCACCCGCGTCCCGGAACGCGACACCGACCCGCAGAGCGAGGCCGGCCAGGTCGGCGCCGCCCTCAACCGGATGATCGACCACGTCGAGTCGTCCCTCGCCGAACGCCAGGCCGGCGAGGAACGCATGCGGCGCTTCCTGTCCGACGCCAGCCATGAACTCCGCACCCCGCTCGCGTCGATCGCCGGATACGCGGAACTCATGAACCGGGGTACGCAGCGGATCGAGCCGACGCTGGCCTGGCGGCGCGTGTCGGCGGAGTCGGCGCGGATGACGGGGCTGGTGGAGGACCTGCTGCTGCTCGCCCGTCTCGACGAGGGGCGGCCGTTGCAGTCGGACGAGGTGGATCTCGCGGCGGTGGTCGCCGAGTCGGTGTGGGACGCGCGGGCCGCGGGGGAGGACCACCACTGGCAGCTGGCGCTGCTCCTCGACTCCCCGGCGCTGGTCGTCGGCGACGAGGCCCGGCTGCACCAGGTGGTGGCCAACCTGCTGGCCAACGCACGGGTCCACACACCGGCCGGCACGACGGTGGTGGCCTCGGCGGAGGTCGTGGACGAGCGGTGCGTCATCCGGGTACGCGACGACGGCCCGGGCATCCCGCCGCACCTGCTCCCGTCCGTCTTCGAACGCTTCACCCGAGCGGACGTCTCCCGCGCCCGCAGCGGCCCCCAGGACGGCGGCTCGGGCCTCGGCCTCGCCATCGTGTCGGCCATCGTGGCCGCCCACGGAGGCACCATCGACGTCGAAAGCACCCCGGGACACACCGAGTTCACGATCGAACTGCCCACCGCGAGAGTGGCGCCGGTGGCGACGTCGCGCCCTGAACTCCGGACACCCCTGCGGAGGTGA
- a CDS encoding response regulator transcription factor, translating into MSGTSGVRGGHVRVLIVDDEPALTELLCVAVTEAGWRPYPAADGESALRIARSSAPHAVVLDGMLPDLDGLQVLRRLRYESPRLPVLMLTARDALEHRLDGLEAGADDYVTKPFSLEEVVLRLRGLLRRCGAEQTRTDDSVRVLGDLVITEESREVHRDGTPVQLTAKEFDLLSLLMGHPRQVLSKAQILDRVWSSCFDSGDNLVEVYISSLRRKIDKGRAPMIHTVRGLGYAIRAGESGR; encoded by the coding sequence ATGTCTGGCACTTCTGGGGTTCGCGGCGGTCACGTCCGTGTGCTGATCGTCGACGACGAACCGGCGCTCACGGAACTGTTGTGCGTGGCCGTCACCGAGGCGGGCTGGCGGCCCTACCCCGCCGCCGACGGCGAGAGCGCGCTGCGGATCGCCCGCTCCTCGGCCCCGCACGCGGTCGTCCTCGACGGCATGCTGCCCGACCTCGACGGCCTCCAGGTGCTCCGCAGGCTGCGGTACGAGAGCCCGCGGCTGCCCGTCCTCATGCTCACCGCCCGCGACGCCCTCGAACACCGTCTCGACGGACTGGAGGCGGGCGCCGACGACTACGTCACCAAGCCGTTCTCCCTGGAGGAGGTCGTGCTGCGGCTGCGCGGACTGCTGCGCCGGTGCGGCGCCGAACAGACACGCACCGACGACTCCGTACGCGTCCTCGGCGACCTCGTGATCACCGAGGAGTCCCGCGAGGTGCACCGTGACGGTACGCCCGTCCAGCTCACCGCCAAGGAGTTCGACCTGCTCAGCCTGCTGATGGGCCATCCGCGCCAGGTGCTCAGCAAGGCGCAGATCCTCGACCGGGTGTGGTCCAGCTGCTTCGACAGCGGCGACAACCTCGTCGAGGTGTACATCTCCAGCCTGCGCCGCAAGATCGACAAGGGGCGGGCGCCGATGATCCACACCGTGCGCGGACTCGGGTACGCGATCCGGGCGGGGGAGAGCGGGAGATGA